From a region of the Wolbachia endosymbiont (group B) of Gerris lacustris genome:
- a CDS encoding IS630 family transposase (programmed frameshift) has protein sequence MALRSKLLDEKVVESAKEMLKKVRNNAYVAKKLNAVIAAKKHSITAVAKICCISRKAITTWIKHIKFGRKEKLFSPPQRRRKTILNQSQLEQIEVWIEENPNITIREMRIRIQERFGLNISKSTIHRNMQRMKFSYITPRPVHSGQDKNKQEEFKKNLNETIVMHSEKELFFFDESRFGTHSKVGHGWFKKGSRTQVKVKLGRENFYLYSAVNPRNGENFSLFAPNVNTACINIFLEQMSQYLGIRKAFLVMDCASWHKSKSLKIPKNIEIIYLPPYSPDLNPVERFWLYIKQNILRNKIYDTIVLLESALCKFITSLSPSTVKQLCNASYLVH, from the exons ATGGCATTAAGATCAAAATTATTGGATGAAAAAGTGGTGGAATCAGCAAAAGAGATGTTGAAGAAAGTAAGAAATAATGCGTATGTTGCAAAAAAACTAAATGCTGTAATTGCAGCAAAAAAGCACAGTATAACAGCTGTAGCAAAAATATGTTGCATTTCGAGAAAGGCAATTACTACATGGATAAAGCACATAAAATTTGGAAGAAAAGAAAAATTATTTTCTCCACCTCAACGCCGTAGAAAAACTATATTGAACCAAAGTCAACTTGAACAAATTGAGGTGTGGATAGAGGAAAACCCCAATATTACTATCAGAGAAATGAGAATAAGAATCCAAGAAAGATTTGGTTTGAATATCAGCAAATCCACAATACATCGTAATATGCAAAGAATGAAATTCTCATATATCACACCAAGACCAGTTCATAGTGGACAGGATAAAAATAAGCAAGAGGAGTTT AAAAAAAACCTCAATGAAACTATTGTCATGCATTCTGAAAAAGAGCTATTTTTCTTCGATGAATCACGGTTTGGTACACATTCAAAAGTTGGACATGGGTGGTTTAAAAAAGGCAGTAGGACACAGGTTAAGGTAAAATTAGGTAGGGAAAATTTTTATCTCTATAGTGCAGTTAATCCCAGAAATGGAGAGAATTTTAGCTTATTCGCACCAAACGTCAACACTGCTTGTATAAATATATTCCTTGAACAGATGTCGCAATATTTAGGAATACGAAAGGCTTTTCTCGTGATGGATTGCGCTAGTTGGCATAAGTCAAAAAGTTTAAAGATACCTAAAAATATCGAAATTATATACCTACCACCATACTCACCTGACCTCAATCCTGTTGAGAGGTTTTGGTTATATATAAAACAGAACATTTTGCGCAATAAAATCTACGATACAATTGTTCTGCTTGAGAGCGCTTTGTGTAAATTTATTACCTCTCTTTCCCCTTCCACGGTTAAACAACTCTGCAATGCTTCTTATTTGGTTCATTAA
- a CDS encoding ankyrin repeat domain-containing protein — MDFENLKKILSAIDKDASVNKDNVINKIKEVLRREDTIAYQEWENKNFSINHTFIQSDPDAEFTLLIAAAAAGCKDLVNVLLDRHADVHVEGENRETALYHAIYSGCIDVVNALLEKGADVNVKDRSGSTPLHYATVYNFIDVVNVLLKRGAGVNIKDRNGRTPLHHATIYKFIDVVNVLLKTGADINVKDENGSTPLHYATLSNHVEVVYALLAEGASVHVKDRNGSTPLHYAAKNGYLEIVDALLDRGADVYEKDSLQKTPLYYAIINHQEDMVESIKGFLKSKVVQGSVVVGGLVAMLWERSKKCVKPKKK, encoded by the coding sequence ATGGATTTTGAAAATCTGAAAAAGATATTAAGTGCAATTGATAAAGATGCAAGTGTAAATAAAGATAACGTAATTAATAAAATAAAAGAGGTATTGCGAAGGGAAGATACAATAGCGTATCAAGAGTGGGAAAATAAAAATTTTAGTATAAATCATACATTCATCCAAAGTGATCCTGATGCCGAATTTACATTATTAATTGCAGCTGCAGCAGCTGGCTGTAAGGATTTAGTGAATGTTTTATTAGATAGGCATGCGGATGTTCATGTAGAAGGTGAAAATAGAGAGACTGCCTTGTATCATGCCATTTATAGTGGATGTATAGATGTAGTAAATGCTCTACTAGAAAAAGGTGCGGATGTTAATGTAAAAGACAGAAGTGGCAGTACTCCTTTGCATTATGCTACTGTATATAACTTCATAGATGTAGTAAATGTTCTACTAAAGAGAGGTGCAGGTGTTAATATAAAAGACAGAAATGGTCGGACTCCTTTGCATCATGCTACTATATATAAATTCATAGATGTAGTAAATGTTCTACTAAAAACAGGTGCAGATATTAATGTAAAAGATGAAAATGGTAGTACTCCTTTGCATTATGCTACTTTAAGTAACCATGTAGAGGTAGTATATGCTCTGTTAGCTGAAGGCGCAAGTGTTCATGTAAAAGATAGAAATGGTAGTACTCCTTTGCATTATGCTGCTAAAAATGGCTATTTAGAGATAGTAGATGCTCTACTAGACAGAGGTGCAGATGTTTATGAAAAAGATAGTTTGCAGAAAACTCCTTTGTATTATGCCATTATAAATCACCAAGAAGATATGGTAGAGAGTATAAAAGGGTTTTTAAAAAGTAAAGTAGTTCAAGGTAGTGTAGTTGTTGGTGGCTTAGTTGCCATGTTATGGGAACGTTCAAAAAAGTGTGTCAAACCGAAAAAAAAGTAA
- a CDS encoding ComF family protein, whose translation MNLLLLKKATDLIFPNACVSCECIIDESYDLCSECNKKINFLTKHYCNVCGVVIPDNIYTCGKCISSPPLFEVLRSVFAYDEHSENMIINFKFFDNLNYVKVYAKWMYKTNKDIFQNAEVIIPIPLHKIRLFKRKYNQAALLAKELSKLSNLSYTPFAIKRICHTVPQAGLSLKRREKNLKKAFKISNSEIIKNKIVILVDDVVTTGATARSCSQEILNSGAREVRVLSLARTV comes from the coding sequence ATGAATCTTCTCTTGCTAAAAAAAGCTACAGATCTCATATTTCCAAACGCATGCGTAAGTTGTGAATGTATAATTGATGAAAGTTATGACTTATGCAGTGAATGCAATAAAAAAATTAATTTTTTAACTAAGCATTACTGTAATGTTTGTGGTGTAGTAATTCCAGATAACATTTATACATGTGGCAAATGCATCAGCAGTCCTCCATTATTTGAAGTGTTAAGATCAGTTTTTGCCTACGATGAACATAGCGAAAATATGATTATAAATTTTAAATTTTTTGATAACTTAAATTATGTGAAAGTCTATGCAAAGTGGATGTACAAAACTAACAAAGACATATTTCAAAATGCAGAGGTCATAATTCCCATACCGCTACATAAAATACGCTTATTTAAACGTAAATATAATCAAGCAGCATTGCTCGCGAAGGAATTAAGTAAGTTATCTAATTTATCTTATACACCATTTGCAATAAAACGTATTTGTCACACTGTACCTCAAGCTGGTCTTTCACTTAAACGGCGTGAAAAAAATTTAAAAAAGGCTTTTAAAATAAGCAACAGCGAAATTATCAAAAACAAAATCGTGATATTGGTTGATGATGTAGTAACAACTGGCGCAACCGCAAGGTCTTGCTCTCAGGAAATTTTAAACTCTGGTGCAAGAGAAGTGAGAGTGCTATCGCTTGCAAGAACTGTATGA